In Piliocolobus tephrosceles isolate RC106 chromosome 4, ASM277652v3, whole genome shotgun sequence, the following are encoded in one genomic region:
- the TMED9 gene encoding transmembrane emp24 domain-containing protein 9: protein MAVELGVLVVRPWPGTGLGRVMRTLLLLLWVATRGSALYFHIGETEKKCFIEEIPDETMVIGNYRTQLYDKQREEYQPATPGLGMFVEVKDPEDKVILARQYGSEGRFTFTSHTPGEHQICLHSNSTKFSLFAGGMLRVHLDIQVGEHANDYAEIAAKDKLSELQLRVRQLVEQVEQIQKEQNYQRWREERFRQTSESTNQRVLWWSILQTLILVAIGVWQMRHLKSFFEAKKLV, encoded by the exons atggctgtgGAGCTGGGCGTGCTGGTTGTCCGGCCCTGGCCCGGAACCGGGCTGGGCAGAGTGATGCGGACCCTCCTGCTGCTACTGTGGGTGGCGACGCGCGGAAGCGCGCTCTACTTTCACATCGGAGAGACGGAGAAGAAGTGCTTTATTGAGGAGATCCCGGACGAGACCATGGTCATAG GAAACTACCGGACGCAGCTCTATGACAAGCAGCGGGAGGAGTACCAGCCGGCCACCCCGGGGCTTGGCATGTTTGTGGAGGTGAAGGACCCAGAGGACAAG GTCATCCTGGCCCGGCAGTATGGCTCTGAGGGCAGGTTCACTTTCACCTCCCATACCCCTGGCGAGCACCAGATCTGTCTTCACTCCAATTCCACCAAGTTCTCCCTCTTTGCTGGTGGCATGCTG AGAGTTCACCTGGACATCCAGGTAGGTGAACATGCCAACGACTATGCAGAAATTGCCGCTAAAGACAAGTTGAGTGAGTTGCAGCTACGAGTGCGACAGCTGGTGGAACAAGTGGAGCAGATCCAGAAAGAGCAGAACTACCAGCGG TGGCGAGAGGAGCGCTTCCGGCAGACCAGTGAGAGTACCAACCAGCGGGTGCTGTGGTGGTCCATTCTGCAGACCCTTATCCTCGTGGCCATTGGTGTCTGGCAGATGCGGCACCTCAAGAGCTTCTTTGAAGCCAAGAAGCTTGTGTAG